The proteins below come from a single Lineus longissimus chromosome 5, tnLinLong1.2, whole genome shotgun sequence genomic window:
- the LOC135488689 gene encoding uncharacterized protein LOC135488689 yields the protein MMVSIDVYSANSCTESEEDDTAEARELNNMALYQKSEKPGKLTIRCDELQGLTLKEIISELTTCVHCSDHSSHIFLLPCGHSMCSDCLEDFKTTDQSRDAEIWVPCPGMCDYTIVVKGGHLDQAIHKLKGVGLLTMLSQNERSCEEHSRADYASPTSPRSSASNKSPAQFICSNCDVSLCRSCAQQHCIPHPWEHRIQRLDDYLAESTREAFRCPKHGERFSIYCTVCEQPVCHVCCAMSHAGHKLKELSSGVDIRGAVKNTLGLLEEIVTSADRVREVVKDAKMAWEEQQVEAVNTIRAEEQRVVDAVEKTADRLVEVVTKVSSGAMETIDNTDNNITGKQKMAKLMENILSSALESDSDDIMSIFKFYIENEKVFESGVPVLEKGKATICFVPANTDGQNILGHVEHENGKTDTASIATKERLNSDTARRISMTSGSEAPELPEFEEADEDTREQGQQFTLREVHKVPLLIDYVKTSELVVSPCPSRVIAAGDGCFIIRERCSNTIIELSPNKWEPNAYSITKVFRGCDKYFLQDPIDIALHGGHIFALDRAVTRQCLVVFDRTGRGKQVLKFDRKPNTICCSGGTLYVGFFSKVCCYTIKPKPDGPGLFDFTLFRTVRVDGKWPWHITANSDGMVVVNLQGRELACLHNVKKDHIQTVKETQMEMRGISFRGSTLLVTDRTGSRILSLEIKDDVPGLDGARVVLDRGDGVKNPVGLATGMNGQVMVGQENGELRMYNTTSLLRTPMELGQGVPNREVSAIERLCQIVQ from the exons ATGATGGTTTCTATAGATGTATATTCGGCCAATAGCTGCACGGAGAGTGAGGAGGACGACACAGCAGAAGCAAGAG AACTCAATAACATGGCACTGTACCAAAAGTCAGAGAAGCCAGGCAAACTCACAATAAGATGTGATGAGCTCCAAGGGTTGACCCTCAAAGAAATCATTTCCGAGCTGACAACATGTGTCCACTGCAGTGACCACTCCTCACACATCTTCCTGCTTCCGTGTGGCCACAGCATGTGTAGCGATTGTCTGGAGGATTTCAAGACGACGGACCAGTCGAGAGATGCAGAGATATGGGTGCCTTGCCCTGGGATGTGTGACTACACTATTGTAGTGAAG GGAGGCCATCTCGACCAGGCCATCCACAAGCTCAAGGGAGTGGGACTGCTGACTATGCTCTCTCAGAATGAACGGTCATGTGAAGAACACAGCAGAGCAGACTATGCTTCTCCCACCTCACCACGATCGTCTGCTTCAAATAAATCACCCGCACAATTCATCTGCAGCAACTGCGACGTCAGTTTGTGCCGCTCATGTGCCCAGCAGCACTGCATCCCACATCCCTGGGAACACAGGATACAAAGGTTGGATGATTATCTTGCCGAGTCCACACGAGAAGCTTTCAGGTGTCCGAAACATGGAGAGAGGTTTTCCATATATTGTACGGTTTGTGAGCAGCCTGTGTGCCATGTCTGTTGTGCAATGAGCCACGCAGGACACAAGCTGAAGGAGTTGTCAAGCGGGGTTGACATCAGAGGAGCTGTCAAGAATACGCTGGGTCTGTTAGAGGAGATTGTGACGTCTGCTGACAGGGTGAGGGAGGTGGTGAAGGATGCAAAGATGGCTTGGGAGGAGCAGCAAGTTGAGGCCGTAAACACCATCAGAGCAGAGGAACAGAGAGTGGTAGACGCAGTGGAGAAAACTGCAGATCGTCTTGTCGAGGTAGTCACAAAGGTTTCATCAGGTGCCATGGAAACCATTGATAACACAGACAACAACATCACAGGGAAGcagaagatggccaaattaatgGAAAACATCCTGTCGTCTGCTCTGGAGTCAGATTCAGACGACATCatgtcaatattcaaattttacATCGAGAATGAGAAGGTTTTTGAAAGTGGGGTGCCAGTGCTGGAAAAAGGGAAAGCAACAATTTGTTTTGTTCCAGCGAACACTGATGGGCAGAATATATTAGGGCATGTTGAGCACGAGAATGGCAAAACTGACACAGCAAGTATCGCGACGAAGGAGCGGCTCAATTCTGATACTGCGAGACGTATCTCCATGACATCAGGGAGCGAGGCACCAGAGTTACCCGAGTTTGAAGAAGCCGATGAGGACACCAGGGAACAGGGCCAACAATTCACCTTACGTGAAGTCCACAAAGTACCACTCTTGATCGACTATGTGAAGACATCGGAGCTGGTGGTCAGTCCATGCCCATCCAGAGTCATAGCAGCAGGGGACGGTTGCTTTATAATTCGAGAACGCTGCTCGAACACAATCATCGAACTCTCCCCAAACAAATGGGAACCAAACGCATACAGCATCACAAAGGTGTTTCGTGgatgtgataaatatttcctCCAAGACCCCATAGACATTGCGCTCCATGGCGGTCATATCTTCGCACTCGATCGAGCCGTTACCCGGCAATGTTTGGTTGTTTTTGACAGAACAGGGCGAGGCAAGCAAGTGTTGAAATTTGACCGGAAACCCAACACGATATGCTGTAGCGGGGGGACTCTCTATGTCGGCTTCTTTAGTAAGGTCTGCTGCTACACGATCAAGCCTAAACCAGATGGTCCAGGGTTGTTTGACTTCACCTTGTTTCGTACTGTCAGAGTTGATGGGAAGTGGCCGTGGCATATTACAGCAAACAGTGATG GGATGGTCGTGGTCAACCTCCAAGGTAGAGAACTAGCCTGCCTACACAACGTCAAAAAGGACCATATTCAAACAGTCAAGGAAACACAAATGGAGATGCGAGGAATAAGTTTCCGGGGATCAACACTCCTCGTGACGGACAGAACTGGTTCCCGGATCCTTTCATTAGAGATTAAAGACGACGTGCCTGGGCTTGACGGGGCAAGGGTGGTTCTGGATCGTGGAGACGGTGTGAAGAATCCTGTTGGTCTGGCGACAGGTATGAACGGTCAGGTCATGGTCGGCCAGGAGAACGGGGAGCTCCGCATGTAcaatacaacctctctattgcggacacccatggaactgggccaaggtgtccccaatagagaggtgtccgcaatagagaggttatgccaaatcgtccaatag
- the LOC135488690 gene encoding FMRFamide receptor-like, whose protein sequence is MTSLTSAGYEQGFGNYTMLGMADTDTTVTPVVFSEYDGGTNPGDLTTTGIPKPQGNPTARARFIEFVVVGIIQTIFCCIGLILNTLSSIVWWREGARNVTIYLLRILSLVDNCFLLIVLLYHSIPVIFNYFQILPDHFKALMAAIPYTWPLLWTTKTLAVWCIVVMSIVRYNIVCKPLNTSVRFSMRRVTQYLVGLFLVLILWNVPRWFEIKILKVTITTNVTLTNETQLNETQFKEMQTNYTIERPEWTDMANDAVYQIVYHSILTIFIIYALPMTIILYCSIRLIRILREADMYRKKLVVNSVQISHNVTKMLLTVIVLFVICETPEFINSMLYLIVTVDPNGALSALEKSEPHHFEILRAFSDLAFTVNSSVNFFIYYLMARKFRKLVKEVICCEPKNNPRRTTSFTTQRTMSVSCNSSVGSFSIAAESPMPPRNTGHSSTQSSTEQVTKLGNDNSDGNDERQYKGTNQLTIPKASQPKMSLTAGNGDVLPRPPLTRNHTIDETEMGVLINENYTNVEVEMNTNSLSE, encoded by the coding sequence ATGACTAGCTTAACATCGGCGGGATATGAACAGGGCTTTGGGAACTACACCATGCTCGGCATGGCGGATACAGACACAACAGTTACGCCTGTTGTGTTCAGTGAATATGATGGTGGAACCAACCCAGGTGACCTTACCACCACAGGAATACCAAAGCCCCAAGGGAACCCGACCGCCAGAGCTCGATTCATTGAATTTGTGGTAGTAGGCATAATACAAACGATATTCTGTTGCATTGGACTGATACTGAACACACTGTCGTCCATCGTGTGGTGGAGGGAAGGTGCAAGAAACGTCACCATTTATCTCCTAAGGATCCTATCGCTTGTCGATAACTGCTTTCTTCTCATTGTCTTGCTGTACCATAGCATACCGGTTATTTTCAACTACTTTCAAATCCTACCAGACCACTTCAAGGCCCTGATGGCGGCCATCCCCTATACTTGGCCGCTTCTATGGACAACAAAAACTCTTGCTGTTTGGTGTATTGTCGTCATGTCCATAGTGCGCTATAATATTGTCTGCAAACCACTCAACACGTCTGTTCGTTTCTCAATGCGACGTGTCACACAGTACTTGGTCGGTCTATTCCTTGTGCTCATTCTATGGAACGTGCCTCGCTggtttgaaattaaaattttgaaagtgacGATCACAACCAATGTGACTCTAACCAATGAAACACAACTCAATGAGACACAATTCAAAGAGATGCAAACCAACTACACGATAGAACGCCCGGAATGGACCGACATGGCCAATGATGCAGTTTATCAGATTGTGTACCACTCTATCCtgaccatcttcatcatctacgCCCTCCCAATGACCATCATCTTGTACTGTAGCATACGCCTCATCCGTATCCTAAGAGAGGCCGACATGTATCGAAAAAAACTCGTTGTCAACTCGGTGCAGATATCTCACAATGTCACGAAAATGTTACTAACTGTCATTGTGTTGTTTGTGATCTGTGAGACACCAGAATTTATCAATTCCATGCTTTACTTAATTGTGACAGTTGATccaaatggggcgctgagtgcaTTAGAGAAATCAGAACCTCACCACTTTGAAATTCTCAGGGCATTCAGTGATCTTGCATTTACTGTCAATTCATCTGTTAACTTCTTCATATATTACTTGATGGCCAGGAAATTCCGTAAACTTGTGAAAGAAGTGATATGCTGTGAGCCTAAGAATAATCCTAGACGTACAACAAGCTTTACAACACAGCGTACCATGAGTGTCTCGTGCAATAGTAGCGTAGGCAGTTTCAGCATCGCTGCAGAAAGCCCAATGCCTCCCAGGAACACAGGGCACTCGTCCACACAATCGTCCACCGAACAAGTGACCAAACTCGGCAATGATAACAGCGACGGCAATGACGAACGGCAATACAAAGGGACAAACCAACTCACTATTCCTAAAGCAAGTCAGCCGAAGATGTCGCTGACAGCTGGAAACGGAGACGTTCTTCCTCGGCCGCCCTTGACGAGGAATCATACGATAGATGAAACAGAAATGGGGGTGCTGATCAACGAAAACTACACCAACGTCGAAGTCGAAATGAACACTAATAGTTTAAGCGAGTGA
- the LOC135488688 gene encoding mediator of RNA polymerase II transcription subunit 14-like, translating into MAPIDNHQMAMVPAAPMQGANTLPLSTLIDYIVQRTYHELSVLSELLPRKTDMERKIEIVQFASRTRQLFVRLLGLVKWANSAGKVDKCGAISAFLDQQAMLFVDTADMFAKMARETLVHGRLPNFSLPCAIDVLTTGTYPRLPTCIRERIVPPDPITPSEKWQTLKRLGQIIQHRLVTTDLPPQLSRLKIENGRVKFHVNHEFEVTLTLMGDGPSIPWRLLDIDILVEDHETGDGKALVHSLQVHYIHQLVQSRLLECDKPLHDMYNCLHSFCQSLQLEVLHSQAQRLLRERLGEYVRIDDYSAGRSLVLSYWRDMSGGKNRDAKPFEQVPKVHKLQVHMDDHDPTKPLQATHMPSLLEEDSVRVNKAIKSDHLSIEKLLIQTIEVRSQARLKDLLKDFKDLIDGTCEIKEIPCVMYIPFLQPVVSSEMLRIAVDIQRGTYLASVGQYPDCPYALDIEDCLNTDKRELPGLITQLRLWLAIRRCEKAVQHLPATCSETLPITSMEQGHPLEKLGRCKLFVRLGKQTEYYVVVEASQGENKSVRFRYFLLEVHPTLFEGAQGENLDTLPQMYLRAGHMVEMDTYALTHGPYTKIQEEVESPSNSLVLRKRKLYLGGAGEPHVKQMKFTSCFVPELTHILALCEERIPFIALTKELGNKGLSHQGIQVDGEGACLALTLLDMPACTDIDLATNRKLRRNLLSCKFRVQRKGIRVWMVELIFSSSPIQSTNFKEQGAVHRVYLQYELTGSDNLNKVVQDFQDDWTAIGHLYGVVTEFADILRDSKSGLANLIEVKSYTFKRIVIGYGPNKSHTVSIQWKSTDNQFQLSFGTHGPMPISSNCHSMVTTHHQDDFNCHHSITQLVQVLSDTVAPLTAISKLSSVPMLGLGPKLNQPVPSFTIIPQSPTHIRIAFRNCYCIDVHCRGSKIVAIRDGAYSLFDTSKVVEGFGPTPGLKTFLNMFVDETVTAALARRRSTVEDDNPPSPIGMDAIDFMPQPHLGSPASRKFHSPMTPPSNPHTPASPASSTRISQGYANSPAAAGFPLASPPSMAGVAPTPSPAMMGTPSPGNILTSGSPGTANLHVPSPGFVPTPSPQMYHMQSPANPFMNPPSHGGMAESGSPYPSSNLTMPSPGQRTWPGSPASVPHPSPASKYNAMSPGHPALHSPLNPQNKDGESVRPPFSMPSHQTPSRVLPQRSWAASFPTLLSHDALNKILSPAMLPGSPGTGPPICCPLEKFMGCVFMRRHIQRNIQTEDGLQSLPCNEPGVIMFKGESLQFRASLNTNTFQMLHFKVSPMPDFNDQWTPEELRAIEQFFENRVVCPPYKINALSAFCRLLAAPYRTLKDCVQLLRLELGPDHTLKWTLQWCLTISPASTLIAPPGTPAILTKMNKILIMIQLTRLGGPMMQTGEAQSVIVPLLYDTNTNTTTLAEHRSVQAQPPANQAISNMLKRFSEYNVQPNECSLYPSVRELLANLVIPM; encoded by the exons ATGGCTCCTATTGATAATCACCAGATGGCCATGGTGCCTGCAGCCCCGATGCAGGGGGCTAACACTCTACCGCTCTCCACCCTCATCGATTACATTGTTCAGAGGACGTACCATGAGTTGTCTGTTTTGTCAGAACT CCTGCCAAGAAAAACAGATATGGAAAG GAAAATTGAGATTGTTCAGTTTGCGAGTCGAACCAGGCAGCTCTTTGTGCGATTGCTCGGACTGGTGAAGTGGGCCAACAGTGCTGGGAAGGTTGACAAATGTGGAGCAATTTCCGCCTTCCTCGACCAACAGGCCATGTTGTTCGTGGATACTGCCGACATGTTTGCTAAAATGGCTAGGGAGACTCTTGTTCATGGAAG ACTTCCTAATTTCTCACTGCCTTGTGCTATTGATGTGCTCACCACGGGAACGTATCCAAGACTACCGACCTGTATCAGG GAAAGGATTGTGCCGCCCGACCCGATCACGCCCTCTGAGAAATGGCAGACGCTGAAACGTCTGGGCCAGATCATCCAGCATCGACTTGTCACGACTGACCTCCCTCCACAACTCAGTCGCTTGAAAATCGAGAATGGCCGTGTGAAATTCCATGTGAATCACGAGTTTGAGGTGACCTTGACGTTGATGGGGGATGGACCGTCGATACCATGGAGACTGTTAgatattgatatacttgtagaggATCATGAAACTGGAG ATGGTAAAGCCTTGGTGCATTCGCTTCAAGTCCACTACATCCACCAGCTTGTTCAGTCAAGACTTCTAGAGTGTGACAAACCACTTCACGACATGTACAACTGCCTAC ATTCCTTTTGCCAATCCCTGCAACTAGAGGTGCTACACTCCCAGGCCCAGCGGTTACTGCGGGAACGACTTGGCGAATACGTCAGGATAGATGACTATTCAGCGGGACGAAGTCTTGTGCTTTCATACTGGAG GGATATGAGTGGAGGGAAGAATCGAGATGCGAAGCCTTTTGAACAAGTCCCGAAAGTTCATAAATTGCAGGTGCACATGGACGATCACGACCCAACTAAGCCACTGCAGGCCACACATATGCCTAGTCTTCTGGAAGAGGACAGTGTTAGGGTGAATAAAGCTATTAAG AGTGACCATTTGTCAATTGAGAAGTTACTGATTCAGACGATAGAGGTGCGAAGTCAGGCGAGGTTGAAAGATCTGCTGAAAGATTTTAAAGATCTCATTGACGGAACCT GTGAAATCAAAGAGATCCCATGTGTGATGTACATTCCATTCCTTCAGCCTGTCGTTTCCTCGGAGATGCTCCGCATTGCTGTTGACATACAAAGAGGCACATATCTCGCCTCGGTCGGACAGTACCCAG ACTGTCCCTATGCTTTGGACATAGAAGACTGCCTTAACACAGACAAGAGAGAGCTGCCAGGGTTAATCACCCAGCTACGGCTGTGGCTGGCAATACGCCGCTGTGAAAAAGCAGTCCAGCATCTTCCTGCGACGTGTTCTGAGACGCTTCCTATCACCTCGATGGAGCAGGGGCATCCACTTGAGAAGCTGGGCAGGTGTAAACTGTTTGTGAGGCTTGGCAAGCAGACAGAGTATTATGTG GTTGTTGAGGCCTCTCAGGGGGAGAACAAGTCAGTCAGATTCCGGTATTTTCTTCTTGAGGTGCACCCAACTCTCTTTGAGGGTGCCCAGGGGGAGAATCTCGATACTCTTCCCCAGATGTACCTGCGTGCTGGTCACATGGTCGAGATGGACACGTACGCCTTGACACACGGACCTTATACCAAAATACAAGAAGAGGTGGAAAGTCCAAGTAACAGTTTGGTGCTCAGGAAAAGAAAG TTGTATCTTGGTGGTGCTGGTGAACCACATGTCAAGCAGATGAAGTTCACGTCATGCTTCGTGCCAGAGTTGACTCACATCTTGGCTCTTTGTGAGGAGAGGATTCCATTTATTGCGCTGACGAAGGAGCTCGGGAACAAGGGCCTCTCGCACCAAGGCATCCAGGTGGATGGAGAGGGAGCTTGTCTTGCACTAACTTTATTAGA TATGCCAGCGTGCACTGATATTGATCTCGCAACTAACAGAAAATTACGGCGCAACTTACTCTCATGTAAATTCCGGGTACAGCGGAAAGGAATTCGAGTTTGGATGGTGGAG CTCATCTTCAGCTCATCGCCGATCCAGAGCACTAACTTCAAGGAGCAAG GTGCAGTGCACCGAGTTTACCTCCAGTACGAGCTGACGGGCTCGGACAACCTCAACAAGGTCGTACAGGACTTCCAGGATGACTGGACGGCAATCGGTCATCTCTATGGTGTCGTCACAGAGTTTGCTGACATCCTCAGGG ATTCAAAGTCTGGATTAGCAAATCTCATCGAAGTCAAATCGTACACGTTTAAGAGAATCGTGATTGGTTATGGACCAAATAAGTCACACACG GTGTCAATACAATGGAAGTCCACCGACAACCAGTTCCAACTCTCCTTTGGAACCCACGGCCCAATGCCAATCAGCAGCAACTGCCACTCCATGGTGACCACTCATCATCAGGATGACTTCAACTGTCATCACTCCATCACCCAACTGGTGCAGGTCCTTAGTGACACTGTTGCGCCTCTCACTGCCATATCCAAGCTGAGCTCCGTACCGATGTTAGGCCTAGGACCA AAATTGAACCAGCCAGTTCCAAGTTTCACCATCATCCCACAGTCACCAACTCATATCAGGATCGCATTTAGGAACTGTTATTGCATCGATGTTCACTGTCGCGGGAGCAAGATTGTGGCAATCAGAGATGGCGCCTACAGTCTCTTTGACACCAGTAAAGTTGTCGAGGGGTTCGGCCCGACTCCAGGCTTGAAG ACTTTCCTCAATATGTTTGTCGACGAGACGGTCACAGCTGCCCTCGCCCGCCGGAGATCAACAGTCGAAGATGACAACCCACCATCGCCCATCGGTATGGACGCTATCGATTTCATGCCGCAGCCTCACCTTGGGTCACCGGCATCGCGGAAGTTCCATAGTCCCATGACTCCCCCATCTAACCCACATACTCCAGCTTCTCCTGCTAGTTCCACCAGGATCTCACAG GGTTACGCCAACTCTCCTGCCGCAGCTGGCTTCCCGCTGGCGTCTCCTCCCTCCATGGCCGGCGTCGCTCCCACACCCTCCCCGGCCATGATGGGAACGCCATCTCCTGGCAACATCCTGACCTCAGGCTCGCCCGGTACCGCCAACCTCCATGTACCGTCACCTGGGTTCGTGCCAACACCATCGCCTCAGATGTATCATATGCAATCGCCAGCTAATCCTTTCATGAATCCACCATCACATGGAG GTATGGCAGAGAGTGGATCACCATACCCAAGTTCCAACCTGACCATGCCCAGCCCAGGTCAGCGTACATGGCCTGGTTCACCGGCCTCAGTGCCCCACCCATCGCCCGCCTCTAAGTACAACGCCATGTCTCCAGGACACCCAGCTCTCCATTCGCCACTAAACCCACAGAATAAGGACGGCGAGAGTGTGAGGCCACCGT TCAGTATGCCCAGTCACCAAACGCCCTCCAGGGTCCTACCACAGCGTTCATGGGCAGCATCGTTTCCAACATTACTCTCCCATGACGCTCTTAACAAGATCCTGTCGCCTGCGATGCTGCCGGGCAGCCCTGGCACTGGCCCACCGATCTGCTGCCCGCTGGAGAAGTTCATGGGATGCGTGTTCATGAGGAGACATATACAGCGTAATATACAAACAGAAGATGGG CTGCAATCCTTGCCATGTAATGAGCCTGGTGTCATCATGTTTAAGGGCGAGAGTCTCCAGTTCAGAGCAAGTCTCAACACGAACACTTTCCAGATGTTGCACTTCAAGGTCTCACCAATGCCAG atttcaaCGACCAGTGGACCCCTGAAGAGCTCCGTGCCATTGAGCAGTTCTTCGAGAATCGTGTCGTCTGTCCTCCGTACAAGATCAATGCATTGAGTGCattctgtcgtctgctcgcGGCACCCTACAGGACCCTCAAGGATTGTGTGCAACTGCTCAGGCTTGAACTG GGGCCTGACCACACTCTCAAGTGGACGCTGCAGTGGTGTCTGACTATCTCCCCAGCTTCAACGTTGATCGCACCTCCCGGCACGCCCGCCATCCTCACCAAGATGAACAAGATACTCATCATG ATCCAGTTGACCCGACTTGGAGGCCCCATGATGCAAACTGGCGAAGCCCAATCGGTGATCGTACCACTACTCTACGACACAAACACCAATACGACTACACTGGCGGAACATCGCTCGGTCCAAGCACAACCACCAGCCAACCAGGCCATCAGTAACATGCTGAAGAGATTCTCCGAGTACAACGTCCAACCCAACGAATGTTCACTTTACCCTTCTGTGCGAGAACTGTTAGCAAACCTGGTCATACCCATGTGA